In one window of Nocardia brasiliensis DNA:
- a CDS encoding L-tyrosine/L-tryptophan isonitrile synthase family protein, with product MTTTTAAGALHETALSPADHAVAERILRIVFRRRRTAEPADPCATNPCPDCFAPHLETVGQFITANKPIHFVIPAFPAKSRNRRKTIGRLPDLGEQIALESVQGFCEQVSAVYEPGAVVTICSDGHVFSDVLGIPDEHIDDYGHELMRMIRSIGGGAIGLYGLRDAMPDLSWDERRARLLAEYAESVAEIRETVRTDPAARRMFNGIHRFVTEDDAVLHAELSATRRRNQAKQTAYEVVQRSQAWSRLVGEVFPAAVRLSIHPQDHHGSKIGFHLLRTVDGWLTPWHGVVLDDGIRHVLVKRARAEELGGRLVWRNSRPSHFVIDEPVDDRTASALLISGGTL from the coding sequence ATGACCACCACTACCGCCGCCGGTGCGCTGCACGAGACCGCACTCTCCCCCGCCGACCACGCTGTCGCCGAACGGATTCTGCGTATTGTCTTTCGCCGGCGCCGCACCGCCGAGCCCGCCGATCCCTGCGCGACGAACCCGTGCCCCGATTGTTTTGCCCCGCACCTGGAAACGGTCGGGCAGTTCATCACGGCGAACAAGCCCATTCACTTCGTCATTCCGGCGTTCCCGGCGAAATCGCGCAACCGCCGCAAGACTATCGGGCGGCTGCCCGACCTGGGCGAGCAGATCGCCCTCGAATCGGTGCAGGGATTCTGCGAACAGGTCTCGGCGGTGTACGAGCCCGGTGCGGTAGTGACGATCTGTTCGGACGGGCACGTGTTCAGCGATGTCCTCGGCATCCCGGACGAGCACATCGACGACTACGGGCATGAGCTGATGCGGATGATCCGGTCCATCGGCGGCGGCGCGATCGGCCTGTACGGGCTGCGCGACGCGATGCCCGACCTGTCGTGGGACGAGCGCAGGGCCCGGCTGCTCGCGGAGTACGCCGAGTCCGTCGCCGAGATCAGGGAGACGGTCCGCACCGACCCCGCCGCGCGGCGCATGTTCAACGGCATCCACCGGTTCGTCACCGAGGACGACGCGGTGCTCCACGCCGAGCTCAGCGCCACCCGCAGGCGCAATCAGGCCAAGCAGACCGCCTACGAGGTGGTGCAGCGCAGCCAGGCCTGGAGCAGGCTGGTCGGCGAGGTCTTTCCCGCCGCCGTGCGCCTGTCCATTCATCCGCAGGACCACCACGGCAGCAAGATCGGCTTCCACCTGCTGCGCACCGTCGACGGCTGGCTGACCCCGTGGCACGGCGTCGTGCTCGACGACGGTATTCGCCACGTGCTCGTGAAGCGAGCGCGCGCAGAGGAATTGGGCGGGCGCCTGGTGTGGCGCAACAGCAGGCCGAGTCACTTCGTCATCGACGAGCCGGTCGATGACCGCACCGCATCAGCACTGCTTATCTCCGGAGGAACGTTGTGA
- the idi gene encoding isopentenyl-diphosphate Delta-isomerase, whose product MESVILVDESGIPLGSADKASIHDHRTPLHLAFSCYVFGPQGHFLLTRRATTKRTWPGVWTNSCCGHPQPGEKMADAMLRRLSDELGLTPRRWGMALPDFRYRAVMDDGIVENEICPVFVAFVDSDPIPNPAEVDDFAWIDWSGFGALVRTEALRISPWSRLQLAELATLSAEPAQWPILTADLLPRRWREPLGVPAAAATTSGKEG is encoded by the coding sequence ATGGAATCTGTAATACTGGTCGATGAATCCGGTATTCCGCTCGGGTCGGCGGATAAAGCCTCGATTCACGACCACCGAACGCCGTTGCACCTGGCATTCTCCTGTTATGTATTCGGACCGCAGGGCCATTTCCTGCTCACGCGACGCGCCACCACCAAACGCACCTGGCCCGGCGTCTGGACGAACTCCTGCTGCGGGCACCCGCAGCCCGGCGAGAAGATGGCCGACGCCATGCTGCGCAGGCTCTCCGACGAGCTCGGCCTGACCCCACGACGCTGGGGGATGGCACTGCCGGACTTCCGCTACCGCGCGGTCATGGACGACGGCATCGTCGAGAACGAAATCTGCCCAGTCTTCGTGGCTTTCGTGGACAGCGACCCGATCCCGAACCCGGCCGAGGTGGACGACTTCGCCTGGATCGACTGGTCCGGGTTCGGCGCGCTGGTGCGCACCGAGGCCCTGCGGATCTCGCCGTGGAGCCGTCTGCAACTGGCCGAGCTGGCCACCCTGTCCGCTGAGCCGGCCCAGTGGCCGATCCTGACCGCCGACTTACTGCCGCGGCGATGGCGCGAGCCGCTCGGCGTGCCCGCTGCCGCCGCGACCACTTCCGGAAAGGAAGGGTAA
- a CDS encoding MFS transporter, translating into MAQDLEYAHVDQSTPPDGDSVAVDPRRWITFAIVLAAGFMDLLDVTIVNVAVPSIQSDLSAQYSQIEWIVAAYVLAFAATLITGGRLGDLYGRKRIFLLGMACFTLASAACGLSSGPTALIVARFLQGAAAGLMVPQILAILRITFPAKERAKAIAVYSGVCGSATAVGLALGALLVEWNLFDLSWRPIFLVNIPFGVATVIAGVLVMKESRSAAASRLDLVGVALVVAAILLLTYPLTEGRRLGWPAWTFAMIAASVAVLLVFIGHQRRRRATVGSPLIDLSLFRLRPFALGLTSWLLFWICFGGFFLVWTLVMQVGLGWSPMRAGLTSLFFAVATGVGAAASAGVLAPRFGRKVLIAGGLVTGIGLGLYGWFVAHYGPDTTPWHMMTPLLVIGLGFGLVVAPTIDLVLSQVQTKDAGAASGLLNTGQQLGIALGVALVGIVFFNQLDHDSARGVDQTTTALRGELAEAGLPAPAQEQILANFRACVQDRSAQVDPSEVPHSCLPGEPSNEAVSRVLADAGAQANAVNFAHTFRYTLAYGIGIMILISLGFFALPRSAKL; encoded by the coding sequence GTGGCACAGGACCTCGAGTACGCGCATGTCGACCAGTCGACGCCACCCGACGGCGACTCCGTCGCCGTCGATCCGCGTCGTTGGATCACCTTCGCGATCGTGCTGGCGGCGGGCTTCATGGATTTGCTGGACGTCACGATCGTCAATGTCGCGGTGCCGAGTATCCAGTCCGATCTGAGTGCGCAGTATTCGCAGATCGAATGGATTGTCGCGGCGTATGTGCTCGCCTTCGCCGCGACGCTCATCACCGGTGGGCGGCTCGGTGACCTGTATGGGCGCAAGCGGATCTTCCTGCTCGGGATGGCGTGCTTCACCCTCGCCTCGGCGGCCTGCGGCCTGAGCTCCGGGCCGACCGCGCTGATCGTCGCGCGCTTCCTGCAGGGTGCGGCGGCCGGCCTCATGGTGCCGCAGATCCTTGCCATCCTGCGGATCACCTTTCCGGCCAAGGAGCGGGCGAAGGCGATCGCGGTGTACAGCGGCGTCTGCGGCTCGGCGACCGCGGTCGGACTCGCGCTCGGCGCGCTGCTGGTGGAATGGAATCTGTTCGACCTGAGCTGGCGGCCGATCTTCCTGGTGAACATCCCCTTCGGTGTCGCGACGGTGATCGCGGGCGTGCTGGTGATGAAGGAATCCCGCTCCGCGGCCGCGTCCAGGCTGGACCTGGTGGGCGTCGCACTGGTCGTCGCCGCGATCCTGCTGCTCACCTACCCGCTCACCGAGGGGCGCCGACTGGGTTGGCCCGCTTGGACTTTCGCCATGATCGCGGCATCGGTCGCGGTGTTGCTGGTGTTCATCGGGCACCAGCGCAGGCGCCGTGCCACCGTCGGATCACCGTTGATCGACCTCAGCCTGTTCCGGCTGCGGCCGTTCGCGCTCGGCCTGACCAGCTGGCTGCTGTTCTGGATCTGCTTCGGCGGATTCTTCCTGGTATGGACGCTGGTCATGCAGGTGGGCCTGGGTTGGTCGCCGATGCGGGCCGGACTCACCTCGCTGTTCTTCGCGGTGGCCACCGGAGTCGGCGCGGCCGCCTCCGCCGGTGTGCTCGCGCCGCGCTTCGGTCGCAAGGTGCTGATCGCCGGCGGCCTGGTCACCGGCATCGGACTCGGCCTCTACGGCTGGTTCGTCGCGCACTACGGCCCGGACACCACGCCGTGGCACATGATGACGCCGCTGCTGGTGATCGGTCTCGGCTTCGGCCTGGTGGTGGCGCCGACCATCGATCTCGTGCTGAGCCAGGTGCAGACCAAGGACGCGGGCGCGGCCTCCGGACTGCTCAACACCGGACAGCAACTCGGCATCGCGCTCGGTGTCGCGCTGGTCGGCATCGTGTTCTTCAACCAGCTGGACCACGATTCCGCGCGCGGCGTCGATCAGACGACGACCGCCCTGCGCGGCGAGCTCGCCGAGGCCGGTCTGCCCGCGCCCGCGCAGGAGCAGATTCTCGCGAATTTCCGTGCCTGCGTGCAGGATCGGTCCGCACAGGTGGACCCGTCCGAGGTGCCGCACAGCTGCCTGCCGGGTGAGCCGAGCAACGAGGCGGTATCGCGGGTGCTTGCCGACGCGGGGGCACAGGCCAACGCGGTCAACTTCGCGCACACCTTCCGCTACACCCTCGCCTACGGCATCGGCATCATGATCCTGATATCCCTGGGGTTCTTCGCCCTGCCACGCAGCGCCAAGCTCTGA
- a CDS encoding LuxR C-terminal-related transcriptional regulator yields the protein MSFAGRGTPVLAHRTDELAELAGLLANRRIRLLALTGMAGVGKSVLARAALRASVFHEYPVVAVDLAAAADRATALAAVLEQVRDPVPPRAGEPAGLLRSIATALAAGPTIVLLDNCDLVAESISRDIAQLLDRCPRLRIVLTSRLPLGLRSECVLCVSALPTGEPAVHGALAPAARLLLDSIGGHYGDTRVFVEKAVLDQISRAVGGVPLALELAGATIARVGAAETLRRIEAGEDLVSGRCAGAAARHRSLCAAIDWGLTDADAPSLELLLRLAQCAAGVDRGAVLVLGGLDDEATTAALAELVSRSLLHGRLDPQGGVSYELTATVRIWCRHRLAADPERAAGLRAEHLDRLCRLAESLGRGTDPGRPVPAGAEVHVEDFLLAISELCAAGRADDALRIAAELQDVWIRCGRLGAVERRLAAGLAGDQPRAIRWRGSLLLGRWALSAGRFQRAIALLSEAAALLRLDGQAADPAATDAIELALTALAPLAPVTAEWTALRHRIRRIAARDGGLALRNALASNRLCTADHALLIYQEVLEHPQVHGYPLEAICAIEGSGAAYALAGAEYATAAATMVLAGAGLRAGLGIPPPDADGARVDWPDLLGERLFEDTVRRAATMSLTAAIDYARSVRSAAGPRGAGVLSLCGAGVLGTLTPRQREIAELVATGKTNRMIAAELGLSEWTIVNHLRRVMAKLGCPSRLHIALLVQRGGKTAPIVGSGRRIGENP from the coding sequence ATGTCGTTCGCGGGGCGCGGGACGCCGGTGTTGGCGCATCGCACCGACGAGCTCGCCGAACTGGCCGGGCTACTGGCCAATCGGCGGATCCGGCTGCTCGCGCTGACCGGCATGGCGGGTGTCGGGAAGAGCGTGCTGGCCAGGGCGGCGTTGCGGGCCAGTGTGTTTCACGAATACCCCGTGGTGGCAGTGGATCTCGCGGCGGCGGCCGACCGTGCCACCGCCCTCGCCGCGGTGCTCGAGCAGGTGCGCGACCCCGTGCCGCCCCGCGCGGGGGAGCCTGCCGGGCTGCTCAGGAGCATCGCGACCGCACTCGCCGCCGGTCCGACCATCGTGCTGCTGGATAATTGCGACCTGGTGGCGGAGTCGATATCGCGAGATATCGCGCAGCTGCTCGACCGGTGCCCGCGCCTGCGCATCGTGCTGACCTCCCGCTTGCCGCTCGGCCTGCGCAGCGAGTGCGTGCTGTGTGTGTCCGCCCTGCCGACCGGGGAACCGGCCGTGCACGGCGCGCTGGCGCCCGCGGCGCGGCTCTTGCTCGACAGCATCGGCGGCCACTACGGAGATACCAGGGTGTTCGTGGAAAAGGCCGTGCTGGATCAGATTTCGCGAGCCGTAGGGGGCGTGCCGCTGGCGCTCGAGCTGGCCGGGGCCACCATCGCGCGGGTCGGCGCGGCCGAGACGCTGCGCCGGATCGAGGCGGGCGAGGATCTGGTGTCGGGTCGGTGCGCGGGCGCCGCCGCGCGGCACCGATCGCTGTGCGCCGCCATCGACTGGGGTCTGACCGACGCGGACGCGCCGTCGCTCGAGCTGCTGCTGCGGCTGGCGCAGTGCGCGGCCGGTGTGGATCGCGGCGCGGTGCTCGTGCTCGGTGGCCTGGACGACGAGGCGACCACCGCCGCACTGGCCGAGCTGGTGAGCCGCAGCCTGCTGCACGGCAGGCTCGACCCGCAGGGCGGTGTCAGCTACGAACTCACTGCGACGGTGCGGATCTGGTGTCGCCACCGACTGGCCGCCGACCCCGAGCGCGCCGCCGGGCTGCGCGCCGAGCATCTGGATCGACTGTGCCGGCTGGCCGAATCCCTCGGGCGCGGTACCGATCCCGGCAGGCCCGTGCCCGCCGGCGCCGAAGTGCATGTCGAGGACTTCCTGCTGGCGATCAGCGAGCTGTGCGCCGCCGGTCGCGCCGACGATGCTCTGCGCATTGCGGCCGAGCTGCAAGACGTTTGGATTCGCTGCGGGCGTCTCGGCGCGGTGGAGCGACGCCTCGCGGCTGGTCTGGCAGGCGATCAACCGCGTGCGATCCGGTGGCGCGGTTCGCTGCTGCTGGGCCGATGGGCGTTGTCCGCGGGGCGGTTTCAGCGCGCGATCGCGTTGCTGAGCGAGGCGGCGGCGCTGCTGCGGCTCGACGGGCAGGCCGCCGACCCGGCCGCGACCGACGCGATCGAACTCGCCTTGACCGCACTCGCCCCGCTCGCGCCGGTAACGGCCGAGTGGACCGCGCTGCGGCACCGGATTCGGCGGATCGCGGCCCGCGACGGCGGGCTGGCCCTGCGTAATGCGTTGGCGAGCAACAGGCTCTGTACCGCCGACCACGCGCTGCTGATCTATCAGGAGGTGCTCGAGCATCCCCAGGTGCACGGTTATCCGCTCGAAGCGATCTGTGCCATCGAGGGTTCCGGCGCGGCCTACGCCCTGGCCGGTGCCGAGTACGCGACCGCGGCGGCGACCATGGTGCTGGCCGGTGCCGGTCTGCGTGCCGGCCTCGGCATACCGCCGCCGGACGCCGACGGCGCGCGCGTCGATTGGCCGGATCTGCTGGGGGAGCGGTTGTTCGAGGACACCGTGCGCCGGGCCGCCACGATGAGCCTGACGGCGGCGATCGACTACGCGCGATCGGTGCGCTCGGCGGCGGGCCCGCGTGGCGCCGGAGTGCTGAGCCTGTGTGGCGCCGGGGTGCTGGGCACGCTCACCCCGCGCCAGCGGGAGATCGCCGAACTGGTGGCGACCGGCAAGACCAACCGGATGATCGCGGCCGAGCTCGGGTTGTCGGAGTGGACGATCGTCAACCACCTGCGGCGGGTGATGGCCAAGCTCGGCTGTCCCTCGCGATTGCATATCGCGCTGCTGGTCCAGCGCGGCGGGAAGACCGCGCCGATCGTCGGTTCGGGCAGGCGGATTGGCGAGAATCCGTAA
- a CDS encoding IS701 family transposase → MFEDFEEAAELCNVLFSSFPRKDQRSRAAQYLKGLLESPGRKSVRNIARSLDGAVTDQSLHHFISASNWNWAPVRLALAEYLFGRQEIESLVVHSMAIKKSGQHSVGVERRFLPTAGRVVNVQQATAIWAVSPELTAPVDWRLHLPRGWLDDQHRRSSAAIPPDLLPQLREDLIVELCLRLRQDWHLPARPVVLDARDLDIRAVVPRLHAHGIPTLSRIDHAAKLHVADEMLTGHRGDCLIPAGDIMKAAKGSRRRMLLPANGELPGKTRSPRAAAVTVGFAPRARNSIGGSAAELALLEIPAQHGSSTRTLWLTDLPTDRVGELIRLAAALPRVERDSIEVADKAGVRDYSGRSYGGWHRHVTLASVAHTLLMRLAADQEKLVPMEAAG, encoded by the coding sequence ATGTTCGAAGATTTCGAAGAGGCCGCTGAGCTGTGCAATGTTCTATTCTCTTCGTTTCCGCGTAAAGATCAACGTAGCCGAGCGGCGCAATATTTGAAAGGGCTGTTGGAGTCGCCCGGTCGTAAATCGGTGCGCAATATCGCGCGTTCGCTCGACGGTGCCGTCACCGATCAAAGTCTGCACCATTTCATCAGCGCGTCGAACTGGAATTGGGCACCGGTTCGCCTCGCGCTTGCCGAGTACCTGTTCGGCAGGCAGGAGATCGAGTCGCTGGTGGTGCACTCGATGGCGATCAAGAAGTCGGGCCAGCATTCGGTCGGGGTCGAGCGGCGCTTCCTGCCCACCGCGGGCCGGGTGGTGAATGTGCAACAGGCGACCGCGATCTGGGCGGTGTCGCCCGAACTCACCGCCCCGGTCGACTGGCGCCTGCATCTGCCCCGCGGCTGGCTCGACGACCAGCATCGGCGCTCGTCCGCGGCGATTCCGCCGGATCTGCTGCCCCAGCTGCGCGAGGATCTGATCGTCGAGCTGTGCCTGCGGCTGCGCCAGGACTGGCACCTGCCGGCGCGGCCGGTGGTGCTCGACGCCAGGGACCTCGATATCCGCGCGGTGGTGCCCCGGTTGCACGCGCACGGCATTCCGACGCTGTCGCGCATCGACCATGCCGCAAAATTGCACGTTGCCGATGAGATGCTGACCGGTCACCGCGGTGACTGCCTCATTCCGGCGGGCGACATCATGAAAGCCGCGAAGGGCAGCCGTCGCCGGATGCTGTTGCCCGCCAACGGTGAACTGCCCGGCAAAACGCGATCGCCGCGGGCTGCCGCGGTGACAGTCGGTTTCGCTCCCCGTGCGCGCAATTCCATCGGCGGGTCCGCGGCGGAACTGGCGCTGCTGGAAATCCCCGCGCAGCACGGCTCGTCCACCCGCACGCTGTGGCTGACGGATCTGCCGACGGACCGCGTCGGCGAGCTGATCCGGCTGGCCGCGGCGCTGCCCAGGGTAGAACGCGACAGCATCGAGGTCGCCGACAAGGCCGGTGTCCGAGACTATTCCGGGCGCAGCTACGGCGGCTGGCACCGGCACGTGACACTGGCCTCGGTGGCACACACGTTGCTGATGCGGCTGGCCGCCGATCAGGAGAAGCTGGTGCCGATGGAGGCGGCGGGGTGA
- a CDS encoding acyltransferase domain-containing protein: MGNPSLVMMFPGQGSQYPGMAAGLYRQEPTFTRAMDEVFTAFGTEGAALREDWLAETPTVPIDHVTRAQPLLFAVDYAMARMVRNWGFDPDVVIGHSIGELAAATFAEILSLPEATGVVLDRVRRIAAAPAGGMLAVAATVEEVEPYLSADVALAAINAPRQTILAGPDTALAAVSADLRAAGRTCRTVPSLSAFHSPMLQPAATGSLAYLATLTPRTPRVPVYSCYTTRPLDQATIADPAYWAHHPVATVRFWPTLDALVGAHERLVCVEAGPGQGLSTVARRHPTMRAGRGTVVSVSPARAGGAQWQAAAAAFAALTAACPPLP; the protein is encoded by the coding sequence ATGGGTAACCCGTCTCTGGTGATGATGTTTCCGGGCCAGGGTTCGCAGTACCCGGGCATGGCCGCCGGGCTCTATCGACAGGAACCGACGTTCACCAGGGCGATGGACGAGGTCTTCACCGCCTTCGGCACGGAAGGCGCTGCGCTGCGCGAGGATTGGCTCGCCGAAACGCCCACCGTACCGATCGACCACGTGACGCGGGCGCAGCCACTACTGTTCGCCGTCGACTACGCCATGGCGCGGATGGTGCGCAATTGGGGCTTCGACCCTGACGTCGTCATCGGGCACAGCATCGGCGAACTGGCCGCGGCGACCTTCGCGGAGATCCTCTCGCTGCCCGAGGCCACGGGTGTGGTGCTCGATCGGGTACGCCGGATCGCCGCCGCGCCCGCGGGCGGCATGCTCGCGGTGGCCGCGACCGTCGAGGAGGTGGAACCATACCTGTCCGCCGATGTGGCCCTCGCGGCGATCAACGCGCCACGTCAGACCATCCTGGCCGGTCCCGACACCGCGCTGGCCGCGGTATCGGCGGACCTGCGCGCCGCGGGCCGGACCTGTCGAACGGTGCCGTCGCTCAGTGCGTTCCACAGCCCGATGCTGCAGCCCGCGGCCACCGGCAGCCTCGCGTATCTGGCCACGCTCACCCCGCGCACACCGCGCGTCCCGGTCTACTCGTGCTACACGACCCGGCCGCTGGATCAGGCGACGATCGCCGATCCGGCGTACTGGGCGCACCATCCCGTGGCGACGGTGCGGTTCTGGCCCACCCTCGATGCCCTGGTCGGCGCGCACGAGCGGCTCGTCTGCGTCGAAGCCGGTCCAGGACAAGGCCTGTCGACCGTCGCGCGCAGGCATCCCACCATGCGCGCGGGCCGCGGCACGGTCGTGTCCGTCTCGCCCGCCCGCGCGGGCGGCGCGCAGTGGCAGGCCGCGGCCGCGGCCTTCGCCGCCCTCACCGCGGCGTGCCCGCCGCTGCCCTGA
- a CDS encoding ketoacyl-ACP synthase III family protein — protein sequence MTGELYIAGCATWLPPTVSTDQAVAAGDCDEKLAAMTGMASVTVAEKESGPEMAANATTAVLDRTGIGPDRIDLILHASLYFQGHHLWSPASYIQRVAVGNTCPAMEIRQVSNGGMAALELAGAYLTASADRDCVLITSGDRMNPPEFDRWRSDPGTVYADGGTALLVSRRSGFAVLRALHTVSDPELEGMHRGGDSYGAPSLTAPPTVDLDAHKREYVGARGRQYSAARVAAGQKAALHGALDAAGVELADIARISLPHMGWRRIKAGFLTQFGIDADRTTWSWSRTIGHLGAGDPVAGLDHLVGTGAVGPGELCLLASVGAGFSWSCAVVEILSRPPWSADAEENSHG from the coding sequence ATGACCGGCGAACTCTACATCGCGGGCTGCGCCACCTGGCTACCGCCGACCGTGTCGACCGACCAGGCGGTGGCGGCGGGCGACTGCGACGAGAAGCTGGCGGCCATGACCGGCATGGCGTCGGTCACGGTGGCGGAGAAGGAATCCGGTCCGGAGATGGCCGCCAACGCCACGACCGCGGTGCTCGACCGGACCGGCATCGGGCCCGACCGAATCGACCTCATCCTGCACGCCAGCCTATATTTCCAGGGCCATCACCTCTGGTCGCCCGCCTCCTACATTCAGCGGGTCGCGGTCGGAAACACCTGTCCGGCAATGGAAATTCGGCAGGTGTCGAACGGCGGCATGGCCGCGCTGGAGCTGGCGGGCGCCTACCTGACGGCATCGGCGGACCGCGATTGCGTGCTCATCACCAGCGGCGACCGGATGAACCCACCCGAGTTCGACCGCTGGCGCAGCGATCCCGGCACCGTCTACGCCGACGGCGGCACGGCGCTGCTGGTGTCGCGGCGCTCCGGATTCGCCGTCCTGCGTGCACTGCACACGGTTTCGGACCCCGAGCTGGAGGGGATGCACCGCGGCGGCGACTCGTACGGCGCACCGTCGCTCACCGCGCCGCCCACGGTCGATCTGGACGCGCACAAGCGGGAGTATGTCGGAGCGCGTGGCCGCCAGTACAGCGCCGCGCGGGTGGCAGCGGGCCAAAAGGCCGCACTGCACGGCGCGCTCGACGCGGCGGGCGTCGAGCTCGCGGATATCGCGCGAATATCGTTGCCGCACATGGGCTGGCGCCGGATCAAGGCCGGCTTCCTGACGCAGTTCGGCATCGACGCGGACCGCACCACCTGGTCGTGGAGCCGGACCATCGGTCACCTCGGCGCCGGTGATCCCGTCGCGGGTCTCGACCACCTGGTCGGCACCGGCGCGGTCGGCCCGGGTGAGCTGTGCCTGCTGGCCAGTGTCGGTGCCGGATTCAGCTGGTCCTGCGCGGTCGTCGAAATCCTCAGCCGCCCACCGTGGTCGGCCGATGCCGAGGAGAACTCCCATGGGTAA
- a CDS encoding LLM class flavin-dependent oxidoreductase, translating into MDVGLVFDLRNPSQWQRPWADHYARTLEFCEEADRRGAGGIWFTEHHLFEDGYLPQPLTFAAAAAARTRNVRIGTAVVLPALRKPAQLAEEAAVVDLISGGRLELGLGAGYRVPEYQLFDADFSKRFARTGATIEQVRHLWETGGVTPGPVQQPVPLWGGFYRPRGARLAGRLGIGLMHISHEMFAHYQVGLVEGGHDPESARVADLVPILLADDPEAAWARVTPYLAHQKNTYRSSSVEGTDRPAPPLLGPDDLRVRPLDGSWGHLEILTPEQAATRIKARIAGLPVRHLIFWADIAGMPDDLVARNIELVSEHLPPLLARELDVAGTAR; encoded by the coding sequence ATGGACGTCGGACTCGTCTTCGATCTCCGCAACCCCAGCCAGTGGCAGCGGCCGTGGGCCGACCACTACGCGCGCACACTGGAGTTCTGCGAAGAGGCCGATCGGCGCGGTGCCGGTGGCATCTGGTTCACCGAGCACCACCTGTTCGAGGACGGCTATCTGCCGCAGCCGCTGACCTTCGCGGCCGCCGCGGCGGCGCGCACCCGCAACGTCCGGATCGGCACCGCCGTCGTGCTGCCCGCGCTGCGCAAGCCGGCACAGCTGGCCGAGGAGGCCGCCGTCGTCGATCTGATCAGCGGCGGCCGACTAGAGCTCGGCCTCGGCGCCGGCTACCGCGTCCCCGAATATCAGCTGTTCGACGCCGATTTCAGCAAGCGGTTCGCCCGCACCGGCGCGACGATCGAACAGGTGCGCCACCTGTGGGAGACCGGCGGGGTCACCCCGGGCCCGGTGCAGCAGCCGGTGCCGCTGTGGGGCGGGTTCTACCGCCCGCGCGGTGCGCGGCTGGCCGGTCGGCTCGGCATCGGGCTGATGCACATCTCGCACGAGATGTTCGCGCACTATCAGGTGGGCCTGGTCGAGGGCGGCCACGATCCGGAATCGGCCCGTGTCGCGGACCTGGTGCCGATTCTGCTGGCCGATGACCCGGAGGCGGCCTGGGCCCGCGTCACGCCGTATCTGGCACACCAGAAGAACACCTATCGCAGCTCCTCGGTCGAGGGCACCGACCGCCCCGCCCCGCCGCTGCTCGGTCCGGACGACCTACGCGTGCGCCCGCTGGACGGCTCGTGGGGACACCTGGAGATCCTGACCCCCGAGCAAGCCGCGACCCGGATCAAGGCGCGCATCGCGGGATTGCCGGTGCGGCACTTGATCTTCTGGGCCGACATCGCCGGCATGCCCGACGATCTGGTGGCTCGCAATATCGAGTTGGTGAGCGAGCACCTGCCGCCGCTGCTGGCCAGGGAACTCGATGTGGCAGGCACCGCCCGATGA
- a CDS encoding NAD-dependent epimerase/dehydratase family protein translates to MALTPPLVTLLGATGFVGSAVLRELAARPIRLRVVARHPAPIPQDARATVEVCTADLTAPGVVARVVADADIVVHCVAYINDGPSTWRIAEGDDAAERVNVGIVADLVAALEPRTDPVGVVFAGAVSQVGKGAGAIIDGTEIDAPSGEYDRQKLRAERLLLDSLATGPHRAVSVRLPTVFGSGPRATARDKGVVSMMIRRALAGDPLTMWHDGTVKRDVVYVEDIARALVAATEHTTELAGRAWVLGSGHGIPLGQLFATIADLVAERTGERVPVVSVPPPTHAEAGDLVHITIDSTAFRAVTGWQPTVSLQTALRRTIEVCAAEQVGTETATG, encoded by the coding sequence GTGGCACTGACACCTCCCCTGGTCACCCTGCTCGGCGCGACCGGCTTCGTCGGCTCGGCGGTGCTGCGTGAACTCGCCGCGCGCCCGATCCGGCTGCGCGTGGTCGCCCGGCATCCGGCCCCGATTCCGCAGGACGCGCGGGCCACGGTCGAGGTGTGCACCGCCGACCTCACCGCGCCAGGCGTGGTGGCCCGCGTGGTCGCCGACGCCGACATCGTCGTGCACTGCGTCGCCTACATCAACGACGGCCCGTCGACCTGGCGGATCGCCGAGGGCGACGACGCCGCCGAGCGGGTCAACGTCGGCATCGTCGCCGACTTGGTCGCGGCGCTCGAGCCGCGCACCGACCCGGTCGGCGTGGTCTTCGCAGGCGCCGTCTCACAGGTCGGCAAGGGCGCGGGCGCGATCATCGACGGCACCGAGATCGACGCTCCCTCAGGCGAATACGACCGGCAGAAGCTCCGAGCGGAACGACTGTTGCTCGACTCGCTTGCGACCGGACCGCATCGGGCGGTCTCGGTCCGGCTGCCGACGGTCTTCGGCAGTGGCCCGCGCGCGACCGCGCGGGACAAAGGCGTCGTCTCGATGATGATCCGGCGCGCGCTGGCCGGCGACCCGCTGACCATGTGGCACGACGGCACCGTCAAGCGCGACGTCGTCTATGTCGAGGACATCGCGAGGGCGCTGGTGGCCGCGACCGAGCACACCACCGAATTGGCCGGGCGCGCCTGGGTACTCGGGTCCGGTCACGGCATCCCGCTGGGGCAGCTGTTCGCCACGATCGCGGACCTGGTCGCCGAGCGCACCGGGGAGCGGGTGCCCGTCGTCTCGGTGCCGCCGCCCACCCATGCCGAGGCGGGCGATCTGGTGCACATCACCATCGACTCCACGGCCTTCCGCGCGGTCACCGGCTGGCAGCCGACCGTGTCACTGCAGACCGCACTGCGCCGGACCATCGAGGTCTGCGCGGCCGAGCAGGTCGGCACCGAAACAGCGACCGGCTGA